aggggacagggtgccagtggggaacaggagagaggggacagggttctgcagcaggggacagggtgccagtgggaaacacgagagaggggacagggttctgcagcaaggGACAGTGTGTCagtggggttctgcagcaggggacagggtgccagtggggaacaggagagaggagacagggttctgcagcaggggacagggtgccagtgggaaacacgagagaggggacagggctctgcagcaagggacagggtgtcagtggggttctgcagcaggggacagggtgcaggtggaggcagggagtccaaggcaccagcctcctcccaggactcctcccacccttccgcagaggagggaagcccccacGCGCGCACCTCCTCCAGGGCCAACTCCCCTtcccgcagaggagggaagccccagcgcgcgcctcctctggggacccCCCCACAAGTTCcggcacaccacaccacagttctgaggaaggggagcagccagcacacttccggaaccggcgcacagctgcaggacttccatccattttcactggaggtaggtagtggggcttcttaggcatgggagaaatgggggggggcccgaatgcctcgcgatcgactggtcgaaccctcgaccggttggtgaccacgggtctagatgatgcttggtcctgacaTGAATGCAcaggattggacttgatgacctctcgtggtcccttccagttctaatattccaTGGTCAAGGCAAGCAATGCATCAATGTGGCTGTCCATAAAGAACAGATGTATTTATAGCAGTGGGAtccccaaaacacacacagtCCCCAAGAGTCACAAGGACTCACTAAACTCTTTACAAACAGAACTGAGCAACACTATAACAAGaaaccaataaaaaaaatcagaattcttATCATGGGAAATTCTAGTGATAACACCATATACAATATCCTGCTTCATGTGAACCAATGGACACAACTGATGAGTGTAGAGTTTTGAAAACTGTTCAGGAGATGTCTGTCCATCTCGTTAGGTGGCAATGTCAATTGCTATCAATGCATATAATTCAGTGGCTAAAGCAGCAATATGCAACTCACTTCAGAGCAATCTTCATATCCAAGTACTAAATTATTAGTGTCAAGTTAAAGGGGTCCTAAAACCTTCTACTCCTGGATAGGACTGCCAAGTCATTGCTGGAAATTCTGGGACAGTGCTGCTCCAGAAAGAGGATTATTAACAAAAAACAGATCTCCCAAATCTTGGTCTGAGAAGCACTTTCTCATTATTGACTTCAATTTAACATTAATTTATCCCCTAGATGAAATGGATTTATGCCACACTTCTATTTTTTCAATTGATCTGTGGTACAACTAACAACTAGAAGCAAAAGCAATATAGTGGCTTACTCTTCAAGCAGATTTCACAGACTGCTCCTTTTAAAGAGGAGACGTCTTCTCCCCACAGTCTGATTTACTGAGTAACAAGCTAACATACTTACAGTTTTTCTGAACAATTCTAACTCATTTTCTGTATAGTCAGATGCCATCTTAGTTATTTCAGTTTCTGCCAGATTCACCTACAAAATAATACAGTTATTTAACTCAAACTGTTTGcacttcagaagggtagccaagttagcctgtaactgaaaaaacaaccaatagtctagcagcaccttaaagattaccAAAACACGTAgttggtggtatgagcttttgtgggcacaacccacttcttcagatatctTTGCACTGCCAGCCAGAACAAATcatgcattattttaaaacaacaaggtCACTTGTTGCAACAGCATGAAGGAACATTCATTCCTGAGTAGAAAACTTTTGATTAACAAAAACACCTCTATCCTGCCCGTATAGTACCTCCAGTACTCCTGCTGAGGGCATTTCCTGAGCAAATACTCCACACTGTGCACTAATGGAGACTAAGATATGAGTGAATTTTTCACTTATATTAAGCCAATATGTCAAATAAAGGTTTAGCTTCTAAAGTGAGTTGGAATGAAAGGTCATACAATAGAACAGCATTCAAAAATCCTGAAAATACCTAATAGCAAATAGTAATTTACTATGGTTAATAGTCGGCACTACTTCGTTAAGAAAAATAACAATACCTTGTTTAGCTTTTGTACTTTCTACCATTATGTATTATTAGTCCTATAAAACAGACACCAGGAGGTGAGGCATTGGTCAGGGTTGCACAAAGCACGTGATTCCCAGATCTCTGAAATCCCCAGACAATACTCTCTCTGACATTTATAATACAGAAATTCCAGATAAATTATTTGTAAATCATTTCCTAGCAAATATTTTCCACTCAGTGAATATTTGATTAGTAGGTGCAAAAAACCCATGTTGGGGAGCTTTGAGAGTTTTCCAGCTGAAGTGGCATATAGAAGAGAAaaatcttccttttaaaaaaaattacctccTAATATTTAAGCTAAATAAATCAGACACTCCTTGCTGCCATGTTCCATTCCCTTGTGTCTATCATGTTAACAGTTTATCCTCACACTTTCCTGTTCTACATGTATCTACTATAGCAGCTGTCAGCATAAGACTGAAGGAGCCCAGCCAAAACAAGACAGCACTAAGTGTGAAAGTGTACTGGCAGATATATCCTCACTTGTACGATTCTATATGTTTGCTCAAACTCAAGGATGGCATATGAAGCATAGAAATTGAAGCTGTATTTGTTAAGCACTGGCAAAAATACTGTCCCTGCCTAAAAGAGCTACCAATCTAAAAGTATTAGGAGGAATGTGCACTTTTCATTGACATGTCATGCGTGAAGGCTCATTTTATGTTAAGTATAGAGATGATTCTCCCCCATTGCTGCATTCTTGAAATGTGACATTGGTTAGTTTTAGTAGTAGTTAGAAATTATCTCCACGAGGTGGCAGCATATCACACACTTACCAATGCATAATATGTTCTCCCATCATCTTCAGACATTCCTTTCCGGATCTGCATAAACAAAGGCTGCAGATGGAGGTTAACAACACTGATGAAGTCATCCAATTTATCATGAGCGTAGTAGActggaaatgttaaaaaaaaacaatctgattaaacagtcatttcccattttacagactgaAATCCAACTCTGGGAAACAGGGCTTGTGACACCCATGCCAGGaaatttgaacatttattttacatttatctggTATGTACTTGTCCTGTGCTCCTTTCATGTCACTGCTGATTACTAATGCAACACCAGCTTTCAAAAGAGTCCAGCCCTTGGGATTTCAGCAGCTATACTCAAAAACTCTTATGTTTGTTGCTTGGCTCTTTGGTTACCACAGAATTATCCATTCCAGCTGGTCAATTTGAATGGAGTTATTTAAACTGAATAAAAAGTTATCATATAGGCTAATCTCCCATGCATAATGAACAAATATATCTGTGCATGCTTCTGTTTGTGATCGCCTTGCATACCATGGATTGATAATAAATTCTGACATTTGGTGCCATATCCTATAAGAAAAAATTCAGCAGCAGAAATGAGACTGCAGACATCACTGAGACATGGAAGAAAGCAGGTAAAGCAGTCTTGGTCCCCACATGGgcacagcaccatctccacacaAGGATTCTGGCAGAATTCCCACGGACTTCACTGGGAATAGGATTTCACCCTTACTGTTTAGAGGTAGCTTTCACAACTTTTTTAACCAATAAAGTTATTTCTTGCAAGATCTCTTGGAGTATTCAGAGTGTTCACTAATGGGTATTAGGCTGCCTCAATTTCAAGAGCTACCATCCATATTACAGGAGCACCTGGACGCCTCAGCTATGGCGCTAGGCCCATTGTGCTGAGTGCTGTACGAATGTGTATTCCAAAGGCAATCCCTGCCCTCGAGAACTCACAATCTAGGTTTATGACAAGGCTCCAAAGATGGATTCATGAGGTAAGAGTAAAATAAGCATGTATTTGCATTATTAATTTGCCTGACCATAATAAGGTGGCTTCATGGCAGAGGAGAGTCTTAAAGAAGGATCTCAAAGAGTAGTCGTTACAGGAATATTTGTTTGGGAAACAACCATTTGAATTTTAGATGAAAGGCTGCTTACACTAGCAAATCCTCCCACCATGGAGGGAAATAAAAATTCCCCAAAAATGTATTGGGGGGATTGGTCATGTTCCCTTCCGAATCCTGTGCTCAATAATTTTAACACATGTAAAATTAGTTTGCACACTTGCTGGTGCTGGTGTAGGAGAAATAAAGAGTATCATAAATCTGTGACAAAGGTACTAAAAGCAGCTGTAGCAAAACTCTGCTGGAAAGAGTATTAAGGTTGAAAACCAAT
The nucleotide sequence above comes from Pelodiscus sinensis isolate JC-2024 chromosome 16, ASM4963464v1, whole genome shotgun sequence. Encoded proteins:
- the LOC142818652 gene encoding uncharacterized protein LOC142818652; protein product: MVLGWGQGSAAEDKVPVGNRREESGLCSRGQGASGEQERGDRVLQQGSGCQWETRERGQGSAARDRVSVGFCSRGQGASGEQERGDRVLQQGTGCQWETRERGQGSAARDRVSVGFCSRGQGASGEQERGDRVLQQGTGCQWETRERGQGSAARDSVSVGFCSRGQGASGEQERGDRVLQQGTGCQWETRERGQGSAARDRVSVGFCSRGQGAGGGRESKAPASSQDSSHPSAEEGSPHARTSSRANSPSRRGGKPQRAPPLGTPPQVPAHHTTVLRKGSSQHTSGTGAQLQDFHPFSLEVGSGAS